One stretch of Williamwhitmania taraxaci DNA includes these proteins:
- a CDS encoding DUF6371 domain-containing protein codes for MKNPIEFTLEKYSGKKSRFTCPKCNRAGEFTRYVHPETGERLPPYVGICNRKDKCGYAYSNGDYIRENPGAHANERITSALPKPVIPPSFMNWALLSKSMSHYPENNLYLFLCNLVGMKEAEAILAKYYVGTSKHWAGASVYWQVDLQSNVRSGKVMLYNSETGKRQHKKQTWVHAVMGLKGFNLSQCLFGEHLLGLEENREKGVAIVESEKTAIIASRFIDSVVWLATGGLELLNPATNPAKFKPLIGRQVILYPDLSLPNSFNGDTAFKSWTRKAEFLRFMGVKVTVSELLENVATDEERENGFDIADYLIRK; via the coding sequence ATGAAAAATCCAATCGAGTTTACCTTAGAAAAATACAGCGGAAAGAAAAGCCGTTTTACTTGCCCAAAGTGTAATCGGGCGGGTGAGTTTACGCGGTATGTTCACCCCGAAACCGGAGAAAGGCTACCGCCCTATGTTGGCATCTGCAACCGTAAGGATAAATGCGGCTATGCCTATAGCAACGGGGATTACATTCGGGAGAATCCAGGGGCGCATGCTAATGAGCGAATAACGTCGGCACTACCAAAACCCGTTATACCCCCTTCTTTTATGAATTGGGCGCTACTGAGCAAATCCATGAGCCACTACCCAGAGAATAATCTTTACCTATTCCTTTGCAACCTTGTTGGCATGAAAGAGGCTGAAGCAATTCTGGCCAAATACTACGTAGGTACATCTAAGCACTGGGCCGGAGCATCGGTTTACTGGCAGGTAGATTTGCAGAGCAACGTTCGGTCGGGTAAGGTAATGCTCTACAATTCCGAAACAGGTAAACGACAGCATAAAAAGCAGACTTGGGTCCACGCGGTAATGGGTTTGAAGGGCTTCAACCTATCCCAATGCCTGTTCGGAGAACACCTGTTGGGGCTAGAGGAGAACAGGGAAAAGGGCGTTGCAATTGTTGAAAGCGAGAAGACGGCCATCATTGCTTCTCGCTTTATCGACAGCGTAGTTTGGTTGGCGACCGGAGGACTTGAGCTGCTTAACCCTGCAACCAACCCAGCTAAGTTTAAACCGTTAATCGGACGACAGGTAATTCTATACCCTGATCTATCGCTACCAAACTCATTCAACGGCGACACCGCCTTTAAAAGCTGGACCCGGAAGGCTGAATTTTTACGGTTTATGGGGGTGAAGGTTACCGTTTCGGAGCTGCTGGAGAATGTGGCCACCGATGAAGAGCGCGAAAACGGTTTTGATATAGCCGATTACTTAATACGGAAGTAA